A stretch of the Capsicum annuum cultivar UCD-10X-F1 chromosome 8, UCD10Xv1.1, whole genome shotgun sequence genome encodes the following:
- the LOC107861219 gene encoding uncharacterized protein LOC107861219: MAMLNKLTINVPLVEALEKMLEYAKLMKDLVNKKWKVIHELENNLLHYGVISIRFLVYKKADPGAFTIPCAIGTLKFTKLLYDLGTRINLMPLDVYKKLGLGDPTPMNIWLVMTDRSVKRPVGILHDVLVKIADFVLLADFVVLDYEVHFEVPIILGGSLLTTRRVLVVMELNDL, encoded by the coding sequence ATGGCAATGCTCAATAAATTGACAATTaatgtgcctttagttgaggcacttgagaaaatgcTGGAATATGCAAAGTTAATGAAAGACCTTGTAAACAAGAAATGGAAGGTTATCCATGAGCTGGAGAACAATCTTCTCCATTATGGCGTTATCTCTATAAGGTTTTTAGTGTATAAAAAGGCAGATCCAGGAGCGTTTACCATCCCGTGTGCTATTGGCACCctgaaatttacaaaattactaTACGATCTGGGCACCAGAATAAATTTAATGCCACTGGATGTGtacaagaaattgggtttgggggatcctacaccaatGAATATATGGTTGGTAATGACAGATAGATCTGTGAAGCGGCCTGTGGGCATACtgcatgatgttttggtaaagatTGCCGATTTTGTTCTGCTTGCTGATTTTGTGGTCCTAGATTATGAAGTGCATTTTGAAGTGCCAATCATCCTGGGTGGGTCATTACTTACAACTAGGAGAGTGCTAGTAGTCATGGAGTTGAACGACCTATAA